The Nicotiana tomentosiformis chromosome 9, ASM39032v3, whole genome shotgun sequence genome contains the following window.
atttcgaagaacacgagaagtgacccttaccatgattcttggcctcccatctaccttttgccaaatcacgccaagcgcgttcggcataagagaaagttgaggctaacttccaaacccaatcctcgaggtcgggtaccgcttgtggcatccaagaggcagctgtatatcggagaaagatatcAGATAGAATCAGAAATACACAAAAAAAGCAATGCCTTATGAaaaccacttacggtcgaaatttcaTTCCTCgtggaacgacatcttctcttccggaatgaggtcacgggtcctcacccgaatataacgacccatccaactccgatccttgtcttcgtcgatgctcgacattaaagatttcgatgcccgacgatgaagcctgattagtcctcgaaagatttaaggccgatacaatcgtatgaggtgatttagggtgAAATCCATCCCCCGACCTTGTTGGGgaagaagcgaagtaaggttactatgcgccatagagaaggatgaatttgaccgagggtgacctgatatcttttgcaaaaatcaacgATCACTGGGTCaacgggacccaacgtgaaggggtaagtataaacacttaaaaacccctccacatgagtgatgacgctctcttcgggagagaaaatttgcaacacaacctcgggaccccaATTGCAGTCTTTCCTCACAACCTCGAGATGGCCTTCTATTATCGAGCACATATatatcgacacatgctcacatcgacccagaaccgacgaaggattttcaaccttaaaatcgatcttcagagtacacgggccaggaacatactcaTGGGGAGGCGGCTCCACCGACGCCTTGTCGCAGGACAGCCGtgaagaggaagctttctccttctgaggtacggtttttAAAGTTTTTTCCATTGATGTAAGAGAAAGAAAAGCAAAGAAAGATAAAAGGTTGATGGTGCCAAACGCTGATGAAGGTGGCTCTACAAGCGGCAAAATAGAGGCAGAAATagtaagaaaatttgggagactgaagatgtaaaagtagtaaatgataaatggaagggctatttataggtttatgccatggcggttcagtatcagcggtggccgaccaccgtctgacgtgcattaaataccttgaaagactaaatcgacaagacagctatcacatacgtcacaaTCGAGCCCAGTAAAAACGTCAGCTTACAATCCGATCGGGTCGTCGAAAATCATAttgtttctcaccacattcttcctgagaaacgaggggactatctgtatacggtcgaaatagatttcggtctccgtacgtttgatcgagttcaaacggtaagcgatcgaagtgagagctcgagagagttccgaggatagtacaaacaagcctcgaactccaagaccgatcgaggaatcagttcggtatcattatcaagcccatgaccaaatcgaaccgcaaggcaaaAAGAAGGTTGTCGGAGGtgcacagaccgattgacactcaccctgaatatcgaactcgaactcaaggccgagggctcgacccaataccgatctcgagccagtatcgagctcgtagacaagagccgttgcaatcgcactaggggagagaatcttggcaggaatcgaggaagagataaTTCATCATGGGTTTTTCACTATATAttgtttattataaataaagcaagatccctctactataaagggggaatccttgtaagcacaagCAGGTTGACACATTataagaaaagactacttctatttattgaagaataaatctcttaagcttgttttactcagcatactcactcttctagttcaacaatttatatctcatttCTGTAGCGAAGGATCTAAATATTTccacttctacgtacgatttatgtcaagctatatcgcatatccttagaaccacttataaattcaactatatctgattttttgggtaaacaactGTAATAATACCATTACTGCAATTATTGACCGAGATCTTCATCTGACCTCATCAGTCCTATTGATCTTGCAAGATAAGATAAGCTCtggtagcaacaacaacaacaataacaaactcaGTGGagtccaaaaatctaagcaaaaaagaaATTTTTTCAATGGATATAagtgaaattcattgaaaacatatagataagtcaacatacaaaatttgaggaagattggaggtgatttggactggatttgtatcaaaattcgtaattaAACCGAGTTCAACAAATGCTCATGCGACACAtatatcaaacatgtatcacacATGTATGTAACACACaggtatacatgtgatacacaattCATACAAATATGATTTATATGTGATACACAGtgtaatacacatatcattttttttcATGTTCGGTTTTTACTTTGAATTtttaattcaaaccacctcaaaattttaccaaattatcccaaaactgagattcaagctccttaaaatgtacccaatctattctaataacactcactcaaaagaaaataaaaatttgatattttttgctATAAAtaactaattggctaatattagtaatattttatgaatttgtaAATTTTAGTAATGAACTACTTATAAATAAGACATAACAGGTAGTTTCCCATTGTTAAACTAAGAGGAAAAAAAGAAACCTAGCACTAACTGTTTAAGGGAAAGTACCTGGCCAttaaatatacaacaacaacgataataacaacccaatataattttACTAGTGGAGTCtgaggaggatagtgtgtacgcagaccttactcctaccctgggataaagaggctgtttccgatagaccctcggcttccttcctccaagaactccccaccttgttcttggagtgactcgaactcacgacCTCTTGGTTGGATCTcatcttaaatataataaaaaaattattaccaTACGATAGTGGCCTAACCCGGTGAATGTAAAGTTAAAAGGAAAACATATTTAACTTCACTATAATATGTTGAGAGTGGTAATTTGATGTCTAAAGTCTTTGAATTCAGGAGAACATATGCAAACAAAACAGAACCTCTTTCAACAATTAAATATCGATTATCATTGTCTTATTATGATACTCCAaggttaaaaaaatttaaaaagaattaaAAACGTGAGGAAAGTGAAGTGCGCTTCAACTGAATAAAGGAAAGCATTTCTTTTTTAATCAGAAAAGAGATGGATCTTTCCACCTCTACAATCTCCAAAAAAGTAAAACAAGAAACGTAAAGTGAGTTAAAAAGAGATTCTCCAAAAAGGGATTGCTGGAATTTTCACTTTTCAAGTGGATGATGATATCATAACTATGTCATTGGCATTAGATTCTGCACTTCATTCTTTTTCAGGTTGAAGTATTTTATAggagtatttttctttttagccAAACCCATCAAATTTATAGTTGGCACGACGTGTCTCGAACAATTCCTACTCCATCTTTGCCTTATTCCTTTACCAAACTTTTATTTGGACAAACCACTAAATAATCAATTTATATGAGATAGTTTGGTTCGACtcggagtttaaaaaaaaaaaagacgacTTTTGTAACTTGTgatcttaaaagtttaaggggcaaaagctttgtggggccatgacatttgtgtggttataaaaactttttATTataggtaaaatgaagagtttaaagttaaattatttttaaatttagaaatgtatcatttattttgaaacaaattaaaaaataaattacctcgtctaatttgaaacggatggagtaataGACACTAGGAGTTTGTGTGTATATGTGGTTTTGCTATATACTCATACTGTACTATCCATTTATAACTTTTGTCTGTTCATTTCAGATACGAAATTAGGGGTAATTGTAAGGGCCATACCAGCATTAATGGCTGTTGATTTTTGTTGGCTAGGTGAAGAATGACATGTACGCGCGCTTTACTCTTTACACAGCACAAATTGCAGCCCGAACACGAGTATCAGACACTAAATGAGAaaccaaaaaataaagaaaagagtaAGTATATAAAATTTAGTAATAATGATCAAACAAATATTGTAATTAGATCTAATAAACTGCAGATAGATATAGTTACGGATTCTGACTTATCCTAAGGTCTCTACTTGTTTGGTCGTTCTCAATTCTCATCATGCGTATATAATTTAACTTTTGGTATGCCTCCATGTGAGATATAAAAATTGTCAAATGGGTATTGATTACCCCATTACCATAATATCTTTGCGCTTTCAATATTATCTACTTAAAATTAAAATATCTATGGGCAGTAGTGTAGAGGAGACCATACAAATATCTACTCCTAGGCCTTAGCAAGTAAAGGATCGTAGTGTCTTTATCTTGAGGAATCTGAAACATATTGATGTGTGCACCCTCCAATTTAATTTTCTGCGACATTATCAGACTTAATTCAATCAATTTTCAGAGCCAACTTGGACTAACTAATtcattttataaaattaattattgatATTCCTGTAGATTGTAGTACaccttataataataataataataataataataaagtgttgATCAAAGCTCACTTAATTTGACCGTGTCAAAAAAGATGCCACCACTCTAGAGATCACAAATTTCAAATAGAAAAATGATCTGTTTTTAGGAGTGTAGAGGACTAGATTTTGTACAAAACCCAGTGACATTATTCTAAATACACGTTTTTCTGTTTCACATCTTTTTCACCACCGCTACAAACGCAATTCCTGGAAATGGACCTTCGGGGGCATGAACCCATCTATATCTTTCATTATCATAACAACTAGTATTTGAAACTCCTGTTTGCTTTATAAACAGAGCAAATAATGCAATCTTCCACTAGAACAAACTTTTGTTTTTGACTAGCAGCACAAAGCCACTTACCACCAAACATCCGATAACAGTAATACAAAATATGAGTATTCCTAGCAGCTGGATTCCAAATTGGTGCACTCATAGGCTGCCACTTATTGATTACTTAGGAACATAAAGACCAAACTTGTCAATAGTGTCAACCAAAAAGTCCCTATCAGTGagttagtattttctttttccaaaTTATCATAGATAGAAGAACATCTAAATAAAGCCAAAACAATAATGAAATATCAAGGCAATTATAAGAGATATCATGATACTTCCCAGGATTTTCCAAGACTATGGACATTAACAAAAGTGATTATCATTAGCGGTTAGGGTCTGCATTCTCAAGGATGTTGTGTATGGAAGATTATGTACAATTGGCAGTTAGCTTTGTGAGTCAGAGAAGGAAGGAACCTTCATGTACCAGATTCTAAATCAAAGGAAGAATTACTGTACTGTCTTCCATAAGGGAGTCAACTCTCGAATCTAGTGGAGAAGCTTAGGATGGAATAGTCCTACCATTTAGCACAGTTAGTCAGTGGATGTATCCTACCTTACAAAGTTCCCTCAGTAATTCTGTACAACTGCGCAATTTCCCTCAGCCTGCTGCATAGGTTGTAGCTACTTGCCTACAAAAACATGGTATTTGTTAGTGAACCCAAAATAGAGGCCATACATTTCTCTCTAGTCATTTCAGATAGCCGCAATAAATAGCATGGTGTCCATACTAGAGAGTACAATTCCAGAAGGAATACAAGAGAATTTTAAGATCTCAGAGATAAATGCCAAACTTCGTTATCTAACCAAGCAACCTAGTTACGACTGCATAACAATATTCCTCTTCAACCGCAACACCACTTTTCGCTTTTTCACGTAATTTAAGAGGTATATCGTGGATGGAATAGAAACTCTATTATCTTGGTTATCTTTGAAACCTAATTATTGAATAAACAGACCTGGATATGAATATAGCATCCATCAAAGAGAGTACAAACAGGCCTGGATAGACCAATACCTGAGTGGCCTGCAAATGAATTAGAATTCGAATTATAGTTGCTGTTCGTCACGGCAATGGAGGTGATTGTTAGTACATTAATCACAGGAAACTGGGATGCGATGTTCATAGGTGGCGGATATCCTCCAGAATCAACCATTTGAAGTACATTAGGCTTTTGGACCAGCGGAAGGGCATGATCATGTGCCTGTCCCACAAGCCAACATTAGCATTTGCCGCCAGAAAAATGATCAAGATCAATATAAATCAACTATGCTTCAATAACCATCTAGTTGGGTCAGATAGAAATACcaatatcaatcaattcaaatCAACTACACCATAATCCCAAACTACTGAGCTATATGAATCCGCTATAGGAATACAAAGATCAGTAACATCTCAAAAAGATATCCGTCATTATTCAGCCAAGCACCAGAAATGTAGGGTTGAGGCGTTTTACCCACATATACACCGGAAAAAAGGAAGACTTTACACATGGAAGATCATAAAACCAaaaaattaaagattttaaaTATGGAAGagctaaaagaaaaaagaaaaagaatccgATAGGTTAAGAAAAGATGTTGATCCTTTTCAATCCAAATAGTTAAGGAATTGAAACGTTTATTTAAATCCTTTACGTGCATACAGGATTTAAAGAAATTTGATTCCTTCAAGAAAATGTATTAGTCCTTTATTTACGTTTGAAAGTTTCAAATTCACTAAAGCATTCTTGTgatttaagctttcaaacttcaccatactgaaaagaaaaagaacgGAAGCCTCATTCAAGTACTAACCAGGTAACTGACACCAACATTTTCAAAGGGTATGGGAATATCCTCACCAAAGTGATTTAATCAGTATCTGATTTCAGCACAAATTATCTCGGCTATGGAAGAAGAATCTCTGCAACTGTGTAGTCCCAACTCAACCACAAATTCTACACCAGAAAAGGGAAGAAAAAAGGACGTCGCACCCATAAGATGAGCAACGACAACAACCTCAAACATCCTGAAACGCCAAGCTACTAGGAAATAGAATTGAATTAAGGTTTTAGGTCTAGGGGATAGAGCAAGGATCAGGTCAACTGGATCAGAAGCAGTATAAATGTTTTACATCCTGGAATTGACAAAGACAAAAATTTGTTATCAGGATAAAACAACCATCACCGCAATTAAAAGAACCCGGAAAAGCTATTAGTAGAAGATTTAACTGTAACCATTTTCAACAGGCTCAATGAAGGGTTCACACCCTAATTGATGAAGAAAGAACTGAGGATGGATTTATTATACTTCAGGAAACCCACGAGAAAAAGACAAGAACACGCTGCAAAAGACAACACTACCTTCTGGCCCGTTTGCTTTTGGTAACTACATATTTACAGCCAGTTTGGTAATGAGATTCCATagttttcctctctttttttgtGGATTAAGTACTCTACAGTTTTCCTCCTTGTTGCATCCCCAGGAAATAATTAGCAGACAATCTGACATCTAAAGATCAAGAGGTGACATAGTCTTTGCTCATTGAAGGAGCACTTGCAATGAAAAACTATTGGTTGCATGCTAAATGAAGATAAGTTCATTTGTCATTGCGATCTCAAATGGAGATCACAGTTCTTAAAGGCGAAAAGCACAAAAAAGAACTAAAGTTTGCTTGTGTTTGAGTAAGAAAAACACTGATGAACAGAAAATAAGGAAATAAGAATGCAAGAAAAAAATAACTACAAAAGtaaataattatttgaaaaaaaagggcagtccggtgcactaagctcccgctatgcgcggggtccggggtccggtgcactaagctcccgctatgcgcggggtccggggaagggctggACCACAAGGGCCTATTGTACGCAtccttaccctacatttctgcaaAAGGCTGGTCAAGTAATTATTACTTTTGAGTTAATtgtcccacttgtgggattacactaggcatgttgttgttattttgagttaATTGTAAAAACAACAACTAAGTAAAATATATGAAATAGAAATCATGCAGATCAAGTTCACGACACATTTTAAATTTATCATCTAGATGTAAAGATTACCGGCTTATGTTTTTAGTGACTAGTTTCTTTTTTACACTAAATTCTAATTCCATATACCTAGTCACTAAATAATTCATTCATAACTCTTTGTTAAAAACTAATACATCATATTGCCATATATATATTTGTCTAATGCTGCCCTGATAAACTCACAACCCACTGGCAATTAGGAGCATGCAAAAGCACTAAAGCACCAACTAAGCAAGGAGAAGCTCCACTTGGGCTTTAACTAGCTTAAGAACTTAGCAACTTTTTAACACTGAAGGAGAAAAGAAGCACTAGAATATGAAATGCAATTATAGGCACTAGTTTCTCATGATAAGCAGTGTGTTTTCATTCATATTCTATCAATGTTACAGGATTTTCTATAGGAAGTAAACTCTAGTAATAACTACTTCTATGCCTCAATCCCAAATAAGTTCGTGTTGGCTATATGAAGCCTTAGTGACCATGTGAGGTCATCTCAAtccaataaaaaataagaaaaaaatggaAATAAAAATTATTCGAATTTCCCTTTAATTTCTATTGGCATATAAAGCTCCGACATGACTAAAAGATCTCTATAAAACATAGGAAGGAAGTAATCTTAGTAATTTGCCACTTTTTCCAATTACAACAAATTTTGATGCATGAATTTGATGAATGGTAATTATCTGAAATAGAAATTAGCCAGGACGGCCCGAGGATGAAGCAAATATAACTACCTCTTCCGAAAGTAAAAAGAAAGAGGTCAAACCTTCTCCTGCTGGTAATCAATTTGTATATGGGAGTTATTGCTATGATACAATATGTCAGCTGGCATAACATTATTTTTTAATACTTTTGGACAGGCAAACTCGCTGCCACTGTCATTACATGATCCCTCATGATACAGATAGCTGAGAGCTGATTTGAGACGATGTTGTCTTTGAGAATAATACATCTTAGTTGCAAGTGGATGTGGAACATCTGGAGGTCAACAGCATACAAGCAGTACCATGTAAACATTAGCATTAGAAGTTAAGAAAAAAGACACTGTAGAAAATTACTCAAAGAAGAAATCACCATGAGCATTAAAAAAAGTGACTTTGGAAATTCTTTTGACTACAGAAGTTTAGGACTTTGTCTTTCTAATATGGAAAATCTGGGGTCGCTATGAGCAACTGAAGGAAAAATGTGAATACTACCTTCAGCCCTCGAACGAAATTTTTGGACTTGAGTGGGAATTTTAACTGCGATAGCAGGACTGCCAGTATTGTCACTGCCTGCACTTGACCTTTCTTGATGCTCTTCACCTGAAACTTCAAAATATAAGCTACAGATGAGCCACTTTAAACAATGAGAACAGACCCCAACACGAATGCCCTCTATTTTCTCCTAAAAGAGTATAGAGAGTTTTCCCATGTGCTAGCTAACTATGTGAACCGCCTTCAGGAGGTAAATCTGTCTTTTGCAACCCTTCACCCCAAGAATAAGGCACCCAAAGAAAACACCGAATTTATTACAGGAAATCTCTTGTTTACCACTCAAAAAGTTCGATAATAAAATTTTGAATAAGACATTTCCACACAATATGTACGGAGTAAAGCCTAACAAGATATATCCTGGTACAACAAACAGAAGAGTGAGTGTTGAATAGAAGCGGATCTCAGATTTTTTACCTTTGCTAACGCCAAAAAATGGAAGTAACAAATATCTTCATTCCAACTATATAGAAAGTAAATATATGAAGAAATATAAATCTGTCCTTACAGGGAATACCCTCTCCCGAATTTGCCGACCAACTCTTAGTAAAAGTATTTGCTGCACCAAAActacaaaatgaagaaaaatgccattaatttatgaaatatatccCAACAAAATTCAAAGAAATTACCCACTTAATTTGACCTGTATATGACTTTTCCCGGTGCACGTCTTTATAATTTAGGAACTAATCAACTGGTAAATTAAAACGACCTGAACTACCCTATAAAGCAAGCATATATCTcaatctttaaaatgaaaaaataatattGCATTTGCTTCAGGTATGGGGCATCATCAATAGGTTTAATGGTTTTCCTGTCAAGAGACAACACACAATATGCTCCAATTTTAACAACCGTTTGATTCCAAATAATTGTAATAACTAAACATCAAAAGACAGTTGGAATTATGCATTCAGAAAGATGGAGAAGAAAATGCATGAGATTGCCTACACCAAGGGATAAGTGCATACATCTTGGAATGTTTTTCCTGGTGTGAGATTGCACCTTCTGAGCAATCTACAAGTCCAGGACTAACCATGGAACAACTTCTCACGGTGGTCACGTTTAAGTGTGATGAAATTCCTGCAGTTGTAGGGAAATGAACCAGGAAATTTGCAAAATTACTAAATATCAAGCTCCTTGGACTGCAAGGGAACAGAGTAAGGCAATATAGAGGGACACACAGGTAACTGCACAATCATTTTCATTTGGTGAAGCACCTCCTAAGAAATAGAAGCTCCTAGAATTAAAGTTTCACAACCCTCTCCCACCTACATTGTAGCATTAAAAAAGGAACACTTTGTCCTAGCATTGAAAAAGAACTTCTTCCTCAGTTTCACTTTATATGACGGTGTTTGACAAGTTACGGAGTTatgaaagagagaaagaaagacttCTTACACATATCAATAGTACCATTGGAACTTGTGGTCTTAAAGGATTCCACAATATTTCCATAGCTATAAGATCATGTCATTAACTGTAAAATGGGAAGTTAAAGCTTATTTTGgaacaaactaaaaagaaaaaaagtggcATATAAAATTAAATAGAGGGAGTATAAACTTTCCACTAAAAATGCGCATTTTAATTAATCGAACAAAGTGAGGAACATAATAACAGTACCAAAGAAGCGTCAAGTTGAAAGTAAAAAACCAACGAGAATACAACTAAGCTAAATCCTATGAATCGTCAGTAAAATAAGGAACATGACTACAAGGATCATAAGGAGAACAAAGAACATGAGCAGAAGGAGGATGATACTTTTATCTTCAGGAAAGGAAACAGTTGAAAGATGCTCCTCTGAACAGCATGGCAATGCAGCAAAATCATTTTCTAACAATTCAAGTTTGGCTTGCTTTCTGACTGATCTAGGTTGGTCTATAGGAAATTAAAGATAGCAAATCATTATTAACCAGCAAAAGAGAAGTTATACACCATAACATCAACTTTAAGTATGCCATCAGATCTAAGCTTACAGAAAACTGCAGCGATGATCTCATGAACTTTTCTTCAAGAGCATGAGACAACAAAAGACAATGCTCATATAGGTAAAGGATACTAGAAGATGCAGTTAGTGACTTTTTTCTCTCTTTCCTTGGACGTTTCTTGTGTGCTGCACCACCATTGACCTCCAAAACAATATCTTCTGTGGagtataatgacttacaaagcTCTGAAAAGATAAAACTGTACACATTAAACATAATGAAAGATATTCATTTAAAAATTGGAGGATAGAGAAGGCAAAAGACACAGTTGGTTTAAGGCTGGTCATCACTTTCCAGACTAAGTTAAGACATAACTCAGCCATGGTGATATTATCTTTTTTAACTTTGGAGAGTTAATATGGATTGTGCAAAGACTCAGCCTACTCGGAAATTTAAGGGTCTTTCTGCGTACATCAACCACCCAAAGAACGAGGTTGATTAGTACACGAGGAGAATAAAAAGATACTGTTTATATATCAAAGAATTCAAGGAGAAGCATTGGAGAGAAGCTACTACTACGACTCAATCACAAGTTACTTAGGGTTGGCAATCCTCATTATAAATTTGGCACTGTTTATTTAGGGTACACCTCTAAGCCTAGAGGTCTTCCACATTTTTTACTGATCTACTAGGGAAGGACAATGTGACATTTATTCTCAAAACACAGGCAACTGTCAAGATGGTTTTTGTCAAGCTTGAAAGGTCAAATAGAAAATCAACACATCAGCAAGAGTTTTAAGATAAAATCTAGCAGAACACATTTATGTTAAAACTAGAAAAGATTGAGATGGTAAGGAGAGATGGACACAGTCCACCTTGTGCAACTAGTTAAAAGGGACAGGGTAATAAGGATTAACTACTGTCACTTAACAGAGAGCATAGTTCTTTATCTggagagggtagagtgtacgctgaccttacccctaccttattgCTTATCAATGACGGCATTTGGTTTCTCGTCCAGTAAATTAACTTTACATGTTAATGTATCCAGGGGTGTAGCCAAGTGATCAATGGAGTGGGTGCAAACCTAGAGGCCAGGATTAAAATCCCACTAAAGACAAAATACCaggtgatttcttctcatctGCCTAATCCTTAATGGACATAGTTACCCGATACATGTGCTGGTGGGATATAGCAAGTGCCTGATGGAATAATTGAGGTGCGTGCAAGCTGGCCTGAAGACCATCAttatcataaaaaaaaaaaaaactaatttcaTGTTGACTCTCTATATCACGTCGACAAATTAGGATATCCCAGTTATCATCATGCTTCCCCCCTCTTTTTAAAATCGAGCTAGCATGTGCTTCAACGATGAGACATTCTTTTTTGTCATTGTGAACAGTCACTATAAATCATTTAGGATTTAGAACAAAATTCCAGACAAGATATGGTAGAAACATtaaaaatatgtaattagttaAGAGCACTCATTTGCACAAAATTAATTTTGAAGAGTCTCTAAAGGGGTTTATAACTTCTGGGTACTCCACTCCCTCTTCCACCAATATCTTGCCTTCCTggtctttgatgcacctcacttgatCCAGGTCCCAAGCATTCCCCTCTCATGGAAAGAGATGGCTATGAGACTAGTGCAATCAGGTAATCGACCAAGTAATCCACATACATGATAAAAGAGTAATCCAGCCCTAGTGTACTTATCCACTTGCACGGAAGGAGAAGAATGACAAGGTCTGCTTCCACAGTAAGGATTGCTGCTTAGTCCAATCCAAGAGCAAACAAGGGACGCCAGAGAGGGAACCAAGCACGAAAGTCGGACTGTTGGAGATAGTGTTACAGTAataattaaacaaataaaagtATCCTCTCAGACAGTTTGAAACTTCTAGATGAGATGGAGAAAGAACTCAATACGGTTGGTCACACAAGCTTTTTGAGAATATACTTGTCCCAGATTGGCT
Protein-coding sequences here:
- the LOC104115928 gene encoding uncharacterized protein isoform X1, with the protein product MVCPLGSGRMKALARLLVAGNIQQAASDEAGRLKFAAQYIQRELREADEVNLIDEEDMHVFGLRPLTDPLHLVCCNACKKPIKASQYVAHAELCKSLYSTEDIVLEVNGGAAHKKRPRKERKKSLTASSNQPRSVRKQAKLELLENDFAALPCCSEEHLSTVSFPEDKRISSHLNVTTVRSCSMVSPGLVDCSEGAISHQEKHSKIFGAANTFTKSWSANSGEGIPFSGEEHQERSSAGSDNTGSPAIAVKIPTQVQKFRSRAEDVPHPLATKMYYSQRQHRLKSALSYLYHEGSCNDSGSEFACPKVLKNNVMPADILYHSNNSHIQIDYQQEKAHDHALPLVQKPNVLQMVDSGGYPPPMNIASQFPVINVLTITSIAVTNSNYNSNSNSFAGHSGK
- the LOC104115928 gene encoding uncharacterized protein isoform X2; the encoded protein is MVCPLGSGRMKALARLLVAGNIQQAASDEAGRLKFAAQYIQRELREADEVNLIDEEDMHVFGLRPLTDPLHLVCCNACKKPIKASQYVAHAELCKSLYSTEDIVLEVNGGAAHKKRPRKERKKSLTASSNQPRSVRKQAKLELLENDFAALPCCSEEHLSTVSFPEDKRISSHLNVTTVRSCSMVSPGLVDCSEGAISHQEKHSKIFGAANTFTKSWSANSGEGIPCEEHQERSSAGSDNTGSPAIAVKIPTQVQKFRSRAEDVPHPLATKMYYSQRQHRLKSALSYLYHEGSCNDSGSEFACPKVLKNNVMPADILYHSNNSHIQIDYQQEKAHDHALPLVQKPNVLQMVDSGGYPPPMNIASQFPVINVLTITSIAVTNSNYNSNSNSFAGHSGK